A stretch of Cicer arietinum cultivar CDC Frontier isolate Library 1 chromosome 5, Cicar.CDCFrontier_v2.0, whole genome shotgun sequence DNA encodes these proteins:
- the LOC101512055 gene encoding uncharacterized protein codes for MPTTGVGRALKTKKLTPKFIRPYQIIRRVGPVAYQIALPPNLANLYDVFHVSQLRKYVADPSHIIAPNDIQLKENLTFEVPPISIADRTTKHLRGREIPLVKVIWNKMTGDATWELEENMRELYPDLLDTS; via the coding sequence ATgcctactactggagttggtagGGCATTGAAGACTAAGAAGCTTACTCCAAAGTTTATTAGACCATACCAAATTATTCGACGTGTGGGTCCAGTGGCTTATCAAATTGCTTTACCACCGAATTTGGCCAATTTATATGATGTGTTCCATGTATCACAATTGAGGAAGTACGTGGCTGATCCATCCCATATTATCGCGCCAAATGATATTCAATTGAAGGAGAATCTTACCTTCGAGGTCCCACCGATAAGCATCGCAGACAGAACTACCAAACATTTGAGGGGAAGGGAAATTCCATTGGTAAAGGTGATTTGGAACAAGATGACTGGGGATGCTACTTGGGAGTTGGAGGAGAATATGAGGGAGCTTTACCCAGATCTTCTAGATACCTCTTAG